CCGCCCCCGGTGGCACGGATCGAGGTGGGATGAATGCCCATCCACTCGGAGTGCAGCTTCATGCTCATCATCTGCGCTTCCACCACGGCACGACAGTTGGCCGCTGCATGGGTCGCGTCCAGGTTGAGGCGGTGAACTCCGGGCGTCAATACCCGGGGGACAATCTCCGGTTCAAACCAGGGCAACATCAGCCCCCCCCCGTTGCCGGGTGAAGTTGACGCCAGTGCGGCAGCAAATCCGCTCCAGTCCAACCCATAGGCATCCCTGACTTTTTCACGCGCCAGCGAGCCATTCTTGAAGCAGATCAGCGTCATATAGTCACCGGTCGGCGAGACAAACACATGCCCCTCCCCGCGCGGATCCGTATGACATTCCGCCATGGTCCCGAAATAGGTGTCGCTTGTCCCCAGACTGATCGCCACCATCCCGGCCTCCACCAGACCGGTCCCGATCACACTACAGGGATTATCGCCCGACCACACCACAGCCAGGGCATCCGGATTCAGCCCGTATTTCTGGGAAAAATAGGGACTGATTTTCCCCATGAGGGACCATGGCTCGGCGAGGGGTGGCAGTTTCTGTTTCAAGCCTGGCGCGGTCGCCGCCAGCGCCTTGGCATGCCACTGACGCGTGCGGATATCCATGAGGTTCATTCCTGCCCCATCGCCATGATCAATGGGGGCTACCCGCCCGGCCAGCACTGACGCCATAAAGGAACTGACCAGACTGATCCCGGTGGTCGCCTTATAGGCGTTGGGCTCAGTTTTATAGAATTTACGGATCTGGGGTCCGGTGAACCGTTCAAACGCGGCTGACCCGGTGGCTTCCGCCATGGCAGGGCCGCCGCCCAGGGCCGCCTGGATTTCAGCACACTCACGGCTGGTTGAGGAGTCCATCCACACCGGGGCGGTGGGCCTTGAGAAACACGCAGCCAATTGGGTTTTCAACGATTTCCGGGGATCAAGATTGCCTAGCACTCCCGGCAACGTGGCATTCCAATAGACCGACCCATGTTGCTGGCCAGAGCCCGCCACAGCCCGGACCTCACCGAGGGCCACGCCCTCCTGTTTCAATTGCGCCATGAGCACATCCAGCGCTTCGACCCACATCAGGGGCGGAGCATGCACCACAGCGGGATCCTGACTGCGCAACACCCCGTTCTGCGTACCATAGGACGGCAATGTCTTATCAAAATTCAAAGACGCTTCATGCACGACCTGTCGTTTCGACAGATCCACCACCACCACAGACAGGCTCTGCGTACTTGAATCCAATCCCAAAAACAGATCGCTCATGAATACGCCTCCACATCAGATATAATCGTTGATGATCTGCTCGAACCGTTCCTGCTGGCCACTGATCTGGGCCGGTTCACCGGTCTTCTTTGCAAAATCACGCAGGCTGGTGAGCGTCAACTTGCCCTTTTCGAAATCACGCCCCTTACCCGTATCAAACGAGGCGTAACGCGCCTTGCGCAGACTCAGGTAGTCAGACTCCTTCAACACGCGACTGGCCACCAACAGGGCACGCGCAAAGACGTCCATGCCCCCGATATGGGCGATAAACAGATCAGATGCCTCCGTCGAGTTACGGCGGGTCTTGGCGTCAAAGTTGACGCCACCCTTGCCGAACCCACCCGCCGGGAGGATCACCAGCATGGCCTCGGCCACCTCGTAGAGGTTGGTGGGAAATTCATCCGTATCCCAGCCGCTTAGATAGTCCCCCTTATTGGCATCAATACTGCCCAGCATCCCGGCATCCGCCGCACACTGCAGCTCATGCGGGAACGAGTGACCGGCCAGGATGGCGTGGTTCACCTCGATATTGACCTTGAAATCCTTTTCCAACCCGAAATGACGCAGGAACCCAATAACGGTTTCGGAATCAAAGTCATACTGGTGCTTGGTCGGCTCTTTCGGCTTGGGCTCGATCAGGAAATTTCCACGGAACCCCTGCTTGCGCGCATAATCACGCGCCATGGTCAGGAACGTACCCAGATGCTCCTTCTCCCGCTTCATGTCGGTATTAAAAAGCGACATATAGCCTTCACGTCCGCCCCAGAACACGTAGTTTTCGCCACCCAGCGCAATGGTCGCATCAATGGCATTCTTGACCTGGGTGCCGGCATGCGCCACCGCGGAAAAATCAGGATTGGTTGAGGCGCCATTCATGTAACGCGCATTGGAGAATACGTTGGCGGTTCCCCACAATAATTTCACCCCTGTTGCCTTCTGGCGGGCCTTGGCCTCATCCACCATCACGGCGAGACGTGACTCAATCTCAAACACCGAGCCATCCCCCACCACATCGGTATCATGGAAGCAGTAGAAGGGCGCCCCGATTTTGCTGATAAACTCAAAGGCCGCATCCATGCGCGCCAGGTTGCGATCCATCACATTGTCATGCTTGTCCCAGGGGAACACCTTGGTGCCCGGCCCAAAGGGATCCCCCCCCGCACCACAGAGCGTATGCCAATAGGCGACCGCAAAACGGAGGTATTCCCGCATCGTGACGCCGTTGACCTTCTGCGAGGGATTATACCACTTGAACGCCAGGGGATTCTTCGACTTGGCCCCTTCAAATTCAATCTTGCCGATGCCGGGGAAGAATTCCTCATTGCCTTTAAAGTATTTCATGTCGGTTCCTTTTTTAGATGTGTCAGGATAGTTTCTAATGTTTCGTTATTAAGTCAATAAAATAAAACTCAGAGCCGGTCCAGAAGGGCCGCCACACCGCCCAGGCGTTTATCCACGGTGGTGCGCCCAATGCGGCAGCCTTCAAAGGAAGGCCGCAAGGCATGGCTGCGGACTTTATCGCAAAAGGTACCCAGGACGCTGTCCCGGGCATCGAAAATAGCCCCATGCACCAATACCAATTCCGGATTGAATACATTGATGATCATCCCGATCCCCCGCGCCAGGGTGTCCAGGGTGTCATACATCAGTTCAGCGGCATTCCACCGGCCTTCACCTACGGCCTTCACGGCGGCCTCAACACTGACCTTCCGCCCTGCCTGCCGC
The bacterium genome window above contains:
- a CDS encoding FGGY family carbohydrate kinase; the encoded protein is MSDLFLGLDSSTQSLSVVVVDLSKRQVVHEASLNFDKTLPSYGTQNGVLRSQDPAVVHAPPLMWVEALDVLMAQLKQEGVALGEVRAVAGSGQQHGSVYWNATLPGVLGNLDPRKSLKTQLAACFSRPTAPVWMDSSTSRECAEIQAALGGGPAMAEATGSAAFERFTGPQIRKFYKTEPNAYKATTGISLVSSFMASVLAGRVAPIDHGDGAGMNLMDIRTRQWHAKALAATAPGLKQKLPPLAEPWSLMGKISPYFSQKYGLNPDALAVVWSGDNPCSVIGTGLVEAGMVAISLGTSDTYFGTMAECHTDPRGEGHVFVSPTGDYMTLICFKNGSLAREKVRDAYGLDWSGFAAALASTSPGNGGGLMLPWFEPEIVPRVLTPGVHRLNLDATHAAANCRAVVEAQMMSMKLHSEWMGIHPTSIRATGGGAREREILQVMADVMGCPVHQFEVSKTAALGAALRAAQAWQLASGKPVAWAQIAAGFTNTKTAGSVQPAPDSAAIYAALLPQYAEFEAKVLRASK
- the xylA gene encoding xylose isomerase: MKYFKGNEEFFPGIGKIEFEGAKSKNPLAFKWYNPSQKVNGVTMREYLRFAVAYWHTLCGAGGDPFGPGTKVFPWDKHDNVMDRNLARMDAAFEFISKIGAPFYCFHDTDVVGDGSVFEIESRLAVMVDEAKARQKATGVKLLWGTANVFSNARYMNGASTNPDFSAVAHAGTQVKNAIDATIALGGENYVFWGGREGYMSLFNTDMKREKEHLGTFLTMARDYARKQGFRGNFLIEPKPKEPTKHQYDFDSETVIGFLRHFGLEKDFKVNIEVNHAILAGHSFPHELQCAADAGMLGSIDANKGDYLSGWDTDEFPTNLYEVAEAMLVILPAGGFGKGGVNFDAKTRRNSTEASDLFIAHIGGMDVFARALLVASRVLKESDYLSLRKARYASFDTGKGRDFEKGKLTLTSLRDFAKKTGEPAQISGQQERFEQIINDYI